AGTGGATATATTAGCATCAGAAGTAGAAGCAACGGCTATTAGAAAAGGAAAGCCGATTCAAATCTCTTTCTCAGAAAATCATATGTTGTCATATGGAAAGAAGGTCATTGTATAGATGGAGATGTTAGAAAACTATAAGGTAGAAAGTACGAAAAAAAAGATTAAGAGAAGTATAGGGAAAGAGGAATGGATCCAAAGGCTCGTAATTATCGGTATGATTTTTTCTTTCCTTATCATACTTGTATTACCGCTATTACAACTATTTACACAAGCTTTTTATAATAAAGATGGAGTTTTCGTTGGTTTATCGAATTTCAGTAAATATTTCACAACACCAACTTTAGTTCAGTCTTTACAAAATACAGTATGGATTTCGGGCGCAACAACAATTATTTCAGTTGCAATCGCATTCGTTTACGCATATGCAATTGCCCGTACGAATGTTTTTGGAAAGCGCGTATTTCAGTATGTAGCGTTATTACCATTGTTTGCACCAACGATGATGCACGGTATAGCACTTACATATTTATTTGGTAATCAAGGGCTAGTAACGAAAGGAATGTTTGGTTTATTTGAAGGTATACAAATCCCTTTATATGGACCAGTAGGAATTGTAATAGCTGAAGTTATGTATACATTTCCGCAAGCCTTTCTCATATTGCTAATTGCCTTTCAAGGATCTGATTATCGTTTATATGAAGCTTCTAATATGTTAGGAGCCAGTAAAACAAAGCAATTTTTCACGGTTACTTTACCTAGTGTAAAGTACGGATTAATTAGTGCAATGTTTGTTGTGTTTACACTTAGTTTTACTGATTTTGGGGCACCAAAAATTGTTGGTGGGCAATATAATGTGCTTGCTACTGACGTATACAAACAAGTAATTGGACAGCAAAATATGCCGATGGGTGCAACTGTCGGAATGATTTTATTAATCCCAGCTATATTCGCATTTGTAGTTGATCGTATTACGCAAAGAAAGCAGGCGAATTTCTTATCTTCAAAAGCAGTACCGTACAGAATAATAGCTAATAAGAAAAGAGATGTAATTTCATTCATATATTGTAGTGTGATTACCCTTATGATCATTCTATTATTTGTTGCAGTTGGTATTGCTGCAAGTGTGAAAGTATGGCCATATAATATGAGTTTTACATTTGAGCATTTTAATTTTTCAAGTTTAACAGGAGATGGACTTGAAGCATTTAAAAATAGCGTAATTGTTTCAGCAGTTACAGCAGTTATTGGGGCGATTTTAACATTTGCATTCGCATATGCAATTGAGAAAATAGACCAGCTACAATTTTTCAGAAAAACAGGTTACTTTTTCTCTATAGTGCCGTTAGCGATACCAGGTTTAGTACTCGGATTAGGATATGTCTTTTTCTTTAGTCAACCAACGATTCAAATTCTTGGACTATCAGTAACGAATCCGTTTCATTCTTTATACGGAACAATCGCTGTATTAGTACTAGTAAATATCATTCATTTTTATTCTGTAACATTTGTCACGGCAACGACTGCCTTAAAGAAATTAGACCGAGAGTTTGAGCTTGTTTCGCAGTCGATGGGTATTCCGTTTTATAAAACATTCTTCCGAGTAACAGTACCAATGTGTTTACCAGCAATTTTAGAAATGGGAATGTACTACTTCGTAAATTCAATGGTAACTGTATCGGCAGTTGTATTCCTATATGCAGCTGATTTTAAACTAGCTGCCGTATCAATCGTAAATATGGATGATGCAGGAAATGTAGCGCCAGCAGCTGCAATGAGTGTACTTATTGTTGTTACAAATATTGTAGTGAGAGTTGTATATGAATGGGGAACGAAAGCACTTCGTAACCGAACTTCACAATGGCAAAAAAGATAAGTAAGAAGGGTGATGGACAGAATGAAAATTGAAGCAGTTATTTTTGATTGGGCAGGTACGACGGTTGATTACGGATGTTTTGCACCGCTAGAAGTATTCATGAAGATTTTTCAAAAACGCGGCGTTGAAATTACAGCAGAAGAAGCACGTAAGCCAATGGGATTATTAAAAATAGATCATGTAAGGGCACTAACAGAAATGCCTCGTATTGCGGATGAGTGGAAGCGTGTCTTCGGTCAATTACCAACAGAAGCAGACATTCATGAGATGTATGAAGAGTTTGAAGAAATTCTCTTTTCTATTTTACCAAGTTATGCTACGCCGATTGATGGGGTAAAAGAAGTAATCGCTTCTTTACGTGAGAGAGGCATTAAAATCGGTTCAACAACGGGCTATACGAGAGAAATGATGGAAATTGTAGCAAAGGAAGCAGCGTTACAAGGATATAAACCTGATTTTCTTGTTACGCCAGATGATGTTCCAGCAGGCCGTCCATATCCATGGATGTGCTATAAAAATGCAATGGAACTTGGTGTGTATCCGATGAACCATATGATAAAAGTAGGGGACACAGTATCAGATATGAAAGAAGGTAGAAATGCTGGAATGTGGACAGTTGGTGTAATTCTTGGAAGTAGTGAGCTTGGTTTAACGCAATATGAAGTGGAGAGTATGGATTCGGTAGAGCTTCGCGAAAAAATATAAATAGTTCGTAATCGGTTTGCTGAAAATGGGGCTCATTCTACGATTGAAACGATGCAGGAGCTCGAAAACGTAATGGAACATATCGAGAAACAAGAACTTATTATTTCATAAAAGGGGCACGGGATCATGAATGAAAATCACTACTTATTATTAACACCAGGACCATTAACGACAACAAAATCAGTAAAAGAAGTTATGCTATACGATTGGTGTACGTGGGATGATGAATATAATACGATGGTGCAAGAAGTAAGAGCTAAACTTGTATCGTTAGCGACGAAGGAAGAAGAGAAATATACAACAGTGTTAATGCAAGGAAGCGGTACGTTTTCAGTTGAAGCAGTAATTGGTTCTGTTATTCCGGCAAATGGGAAGCTTCTCGTTTGTACAAATGGTGCGTACGGTAAGCGAATTGTGCAAATGGCAGAGATGTTACAGATTGATGTAGTGATCAGTCAAACAGAAGAGTGGGAACCTACTAATATTGTAGAAGTAGAAAAGTTATTGCAAGAAGATAAAGAGATTACGCATATTGCAGTTGTTCATTGTGAAACAACGACAGGAATTATAAATCCAATTGTAGATGTATGTAAATTAGGACAACAGTATGGAAAGGTTACAATTGTTGATGCGATGAGTAGTTTCGGCGGGATTGAAATAGACATTGCTGATTTACAAATTGATTTTTTAATTAGTAGTGCAAATAAGTGTATTCAAGGGGTTCCTGGATTCGGATTTGTAATCGCAAAACGTGATGAATTATTGAAGTGTAAAGGGCAAGGACGCTCTTTATCTCTTGATTTATATGATCAGTGGGAAACGATGGAAAAACAAAATGGGAAATGGCGTTTTACTTCACCTACACATGTTGTACATGCTTTTTATCAAGCGCTACTTGAGCTAGAAAAAGAAGGTGGAGTAAGAGCGCGTTACAATCGATATTACAACAATCAAAAACTACTAGTGAATAGAATGGGAGAAATCGGATTTAAGCCACTAGTAGATAAGAAATATCAATCTCCTATTATTACATCTTTCATTTATCCAAAAGAGGGGTTTGAGTTTCAACAGTTATATAATGAATTAAAGCGTTATGGATTTGTTATTTACCCTGGGAAAATTTCGAAAGTAGATACGTTCCGCATTGGAAATATCGGTGATGTACATGAAGAAGATATTAATCGCTTAGTTGATTGTATTGCTAAAGGAGCTGTTATTGGGTGAAAGTATTTTGCTTAGGTGGAGCAGGTAAAATTTGTCGTGAAGCTATTTTGGATTTAGTTCAATTTTCATCTTTTGAGACGATTACTGTAGCCGATTTTAACGAGGAAGAGGGCCGTAAAGTAGTAGAATGGCTCAACGATCCTCGTGTTGATTTTGTAAAAGTAGATGTAACGAATCACGAGGATACGGTTGCAAAAATGAAAGGTTATGACATTGTAATGGACGGTACGACGATAAAGCTAAACGGATTGTCGACTCGCTGTATTGCAGAAGCAGGCTGTCACGGTGTGAACTTAAATGGATTTGGTGAAGAAAATGAATCGCATGCTATATTTGTTCAAAATGAAAAAACATGTTTACCTGGATTTGGCATGACGCCAGGTGTAACGCAAATGATGGCAATGCATGCAGCAAATCAACTGGATACTGTAGAGTCCGTCCGTGTAAGTCACGGTTCGTATCGTCCGATTGCTTTTTCTGCTTCAATTACAGAGACAACGACATATGAATATGATCCACATTTATCATCGCGTATAGTGTATGAAGATGGTGAATTTAAGCAAGTACTTCCGTTTGCGCGTCCGAGAGAAATAGAATTGCCAGCGCCTTATGGTAAGGCAACACAGTATATCATTCCGCATTCTGAAACGATTACGTTAGCAAAGGCACTAGAAAATAAAGGTGTCAAACTGATAGAGACGAGAGGAACTTGGCCAAAGCAAAATATGCAACTTGTACGTGCTTTATATGATTACGGCATATTGCGTAATGATCAGATTGAAATAAACGGGAAAGAAATAGGAATTATGGATTGTATTTCGCAGTATTTATTGCAATCGAAAGAAGGTCAAGAAACAGAGCTTTATGGTTATGCACTTCATGTAGAAGTAATAGGTATGAAAAATAATGAGAAGCAAAGACATGTGTTATATCATACACATCCGTTATCTGATGGTTCTGTTGTAGGATGGGAAAAATTAAGAGCGTATACGAGAAACGTCGGTATTCCATTTGGGGTTGCTACAGAGTTAATTGCAAATGGAAATGTAAATAGGGTGGGTGTTGTTACGCCTGAAGAAGCCTTTGAAAATCCACAATTGATTTTTGATGAGCTAGCAAAGCGCGGTATTCATATTCATGAAGAAGTTTCTACTTATAAAGAAAATTATAACTTTGTATAAGTAAGGAAGTTTATAAGGGAGATATAAATGAGGTGAAGCTATGTCTGTAGTAGGAGAAGAAAGAAAGCGAACCATTCTTGAAAAGGTAGAATTTAAAGGGAAAGTAAAGGTCTCAGAATTAGCGAGAGAATTTGCTGTATCAACAGAAACGATTCGTCGATATTTAGAAGAATTAGATCGTGAAAAGAAGCTGAAAAAAGTGTATGGTGGAGCTGTTCAACTTCCAGGCGCTGGAGTAGAGGCACCAATGTTAGAAAGAGAAATGCTACATATAGAAGAGAAGAAAAGAATTGGTTATAAAGCAGCGACATTTGTAGAAGATGGTGATGTCATTGCAATTGATGATGGAAGTACACCGCTTCAGATGGTTCCATACCTTGTTCATCGTAAGAACTTAACAATTGTAACAAGTTCATTTCCAGTCGCAACACAATTAATTTCTTCTATTAATAAAAAGATGTTTCATGGTGAAGTTTTATTTATAGGTGGAAAAGTATCTCCAAAGCATTCGCGTGTATCAGGGTCTATTTCTCAGCAAGTCATACAGCAATTCCATTTTCATAAAGCGTTTGTTTCGATTGATGGGTTATTACCTAGTTTTGGAGTTTCCAGCTTTGAATTAGAGAAAGCGAAATTGTCAGAGGCGATGATGAAATTAGCTGAGAAAACATATATTTTATGTGATCATACGAAGGTAGGCGTGAAAGGGAATTATCGTATAGCAGCAATTTCGCGTATTCAACACGTAATTTGTGATAAAAAAATGCCATATAGCTTTGAAGAAGAACTTATGAAGCATAATATTCAGTGGACAGTTTGTTAAATACAGTGAAAGCACATAAACTCCCACCTAATTTTTAGGAGGGAGTTTTATTATCTGTAAATCGTAAAATAAAAGATTTGCAGTTATGCAAAAAGTGGACACATTTTCTCACCTCTTTCATATAATTTACCAATACAAAAAAAGTTGGTCGAAGGAAAGAAGGGAGAACATGTCAGAACGAATATATAATAAACTTGTATTGTACGCGAATATTTTGCAAAAAATAGGTGTCATCAATGAGAAGGAAAAAAGTGAAATTCTTCATACGATAGGTAAAAAAGCCCTTTGAATAAAGGGCTTTTTTATTTTGTACCTTTAAAAATATAAATTTAATGTAATATTCTCATTGACAATGATAATGAGATTCATTATCATTTATTTGTGATTAATTGATAAATGTTATCAATTGTGAAAATTATATATGATAGGGGATATTATTTTGAAAAAAAATTATATGAAGGCGCTAGTAGTAGCGACAACATTAGCGATTCCATTTGCTACGTACTCTACTCCAGCATTAGCGGCATTAAAAGTTGAAGCAAATCAATCGGTAGCAGCAGCGAGTGATCGCACGTATGATACTGAGATTAAAATATATAAGGACCAAAAAGATGAGCCATCTATGGTTTCTCAATATATAAAAGATCCTAAAGTAACGATTGCAGCTGGCAAAAAAATTGTCACTGTAACAATGCAAGATAGCGATTATTTTCAATATCTTAGAATAGAAGATAAAAACCAGCCTGGTGTATTTCATGATGTGAAGGTTTTGTCAGAAGATAAGAGGAAGAATGGAACGAAGGTAGTTCAATTTGAAATTGGCGAGTTTGAGAAGAAGCACAATATGCAAATGCATATACTTATTCCAGCTATTGGATATGATCACAAATATCAAGTTCAATTTGAAATTAAAGATCCAACTGTAGGTAACAAAGAAACAGAGAAACCAGATGATAACTCTAATTCAGGAAATACGGAAACGGATAATCCAGTTGATAATCAAAATATGATAACAGATAACAAATTAAGAGAGCTTGTTAATAAAAAAGTATTTAATAGAAAAGATTTAAATACACCAATTACGAAAGAAGATTTATTACAAGTAAAGGATTTGTTTTTAAATACAAATGAGATACTTGATTATAGTGCATTAAAATATATGCCAAATTTAAAATCTTTAACAGTTGCGAATGCGAAGATAAAGGATCCGTCGTTCTTTGCGAACTTAAAGCAATTAAATCATTTAGCTTTGCGTGGTAATGAATTTGCAGATGTAACGCCACTTGTTAAGATGGATAATTTAGAATCCCTTGATTTAAGTAATAATAAAATTACAAACGTTGCACCACTAACTGAAATGAAAAATGTAAAAAGTTTATTTCTATCAGGCAACCAAATAGAAGATGTAACAGCATTAGCGAAAATGGAACAACTAGATTACTTGAATTTAGCAAATAATAAAATTACGAACGTTGCTCCATTAAGCAATTTGAAAAATGTAACATACTTAACTTTAGCAGGTAATCAAATTGAAGATATTAAACCGCTTTATACGTTACCGTTAAAAGATTTAGTATTAACACGTAATAAAGTGAAAGATTTATCAGGCATTGATCAATTGAATCAATTACAAGAGCTATGGATAGGGAAAAATGAAATAACAGATGTTACTCCTCTAAGTAAGATGACACAGTTGAAAATTTTAAACTTACCCAACAACGAGTTAAAAGATATTACTCCATTATCAAGTTTAGTAAACTTACAAAAGCTTGATTTAGAAGCGAATTATATTTCAGACTTATCACCAGTTAGTAATTTAAAAAAATTAGTATTTCTAAGTTTTGTTGCAAATGAAATCCGTGATGTCCGACCAGTTATAGAACTAAGTAAGACGGCTTATATTAATGTCCAAAATCAAAAAGTATTTTTAGAGGAAACAGAAGTAAATAAAGAAGTAAAAGTACCTATATATGAAAAAGATGGTGAGATTTCTACGAAAATCCGTCTGAAGAGCGATAATGGTACGTATAGTAATGGTGTAGTGAAATGGAGTACACCAGGTGAGAAAGTATATGAATTTGGTGTGAAAGATCCATTCGCGGATACAGGAATCTTCTTTACAGGATCTGTTATTCAAAATGTAGTAGAAAGTAAAGACGGTAATACATCTAAAGAAGATGAGAAAACAGAAGTGGTAGAATTTAAAGATGTACCAAAGGGACATTGGTCAGAAGAAGCAATTAATTACTTAGCGAAAGAAAAATTATTTATAGGCTATGGAAATGGTGAATTTGGATTTGGTGATAACATTACTCGTGGACAAGTAGCACTTCTAATACAAAGATATTTAAAATTAGAAAATAATCTAGAACAAAAAACGGCATTTACAGATACGAAAGGAAATATGTATGAAACGGCTATTGATGCAGTGGTTCAAGCTGGAATTATGACAGGCTATGGAAATGGTATGTTCCGTCCGGATGGAGTATTAACTCGATATGAAATGTCAGTAGTACTACAAAGAGTATTTCAGTTAAAAGAAAATGAAAATAGTGCAGAGAATTTTAAAGATGTACCAAATGGCCATTGGGCGAAAGGATATGTGAAAGCTTTAGTGGATAATAAAATATCAAAAGGCGACGGGGAAGGGAATTTTTTAGGAGATAATTTCGTAACACGTGAACAATACGCACAGTTTTTGTATAATGCAATAAAGAAATAAAGTGAAACTTTATTCAGTGGGGGTTTTGTTCATTCCCCACTGATTAGTAGCCCTCACCAATCGGGCTGCCCGTTAATGCGGAATAAAAAATGAGGAAAATACGCTATTCTTTAATTAAAGAATAGCGTATTTTTTATGTGCATAATGAAATAGGAAATAGATAGGAGTATAGACATATGAATAGCCTATTTTAAAGAAGAACCACGAAACTATATTGACAAAAAAGCGTTCTCATGTGATAATTCAATTAAATTTTTAGAATAATCAAAAAATATTCCTTTTACATAGAAAGGATTCGAACCTTATATGAATATTATGCCGGGGGTGACGAAATGTTATTTTTTCTGAAGAAATGGAATGAATTAAAAGATGTGAAATCTGAATTGGCACTTCGTGATTGGTTTTATGGTACCAAAATTAGCTTATCGCTATGTACGTCAAAAGAGCCGTTAACATTTTTAGTAAATGTTGAGGGAAGAGATAAAGGGCTATTTTCGGAAGAAGATTTTATTGTCGTAAATTGCATGTGCGAGTCAGTATTTGAAAATGAAGAAAAACCAGCTGCAGAGTCATTTATGCATGCGGATATTTATAAAAAAAGTAGTGCAGGATGTATTTTACAAGTGCAGACTGTAGATAGTCATTTAATATCAGAGTTATATGGGGAAGAAGGAGAAGTAACGTTCGATAAACGCAGTGTGGAGCGTGTTTTCGGAAAAGAAGGTATAACAGAAATGACAATTCCAATTGTAGAAGATGAAAAAAATTCGCTGATTTATTAGAAAGCAATGTTCCGAATTTCATTGAAGGTGGAGGAGTAGTTCTTGTTCATAATTACGGCATGATTGTGTGGGGAAAAACGCCAGAAGAAGCGAAAAAATGGCTAGAGGGTATAGAATATTTAATGAACTATCATGTAAAGTTATTAATGATTAAGGGTGCAAGGAGCTCTGTTATATAAAAATGGATGTGATATGGATACAAGTTAATAAATAAATGAAAGCGTTTTAAAAATAATTTCACTCATAAAATATAGGTCTCCTTATTATATATAGATTACATGTTGACATGTAAGGAGGAACATATTTTGCGAGTTAAATATCATTTTCTGCCAAAGCAGCAAGTAACATTTTGCAAGATAAATGATTCTGGTGAAGAGGCACTGCAAATGATGAACGAAACGGGATTTCGAGCCATCCCGGTATTAGCAGAAGATGAGAAGAAATTCACGGGGATTATTTATAAAGTAGATTTATTAGAAAAAAAATGCAATAGCGGATTAGAGCATGTAAGTGCAGGGGATATGCTTGATGATTCCAATGCATTTATTTTTGAAAAGGATTCATTCTTCAGAGCTTTTTATGTAATTCGTCGGCTTCCGTTTTTAGCCGTACTAAATGATTATAATGAATTTGTCGGGATGTTAACGCATTCGAATATATTTGATGTTATTGAAGATTCATTTGGTATGCGAACAGGTGGTTATATATTAACAATTGCAACACAAGATTGTAAGGGAACGATTAAAGAGCTTGGGACATTGTTAAAAGCATATAATATCGGTGGCCTATTTACGTTAGATAACGGTGATCAATATATCCGCCGCGTTATTGTAAATATATCAGATGAGTTAGATGACACAAGATTAAAGCAATTAATCGGAAAAATAGAGAAAAAAGGATTCAGAGTGAGTCATGTAGATTATATTTAAGTTAAAAAAAGTACCTATCTGTTATATATAGATAGGTACTTTTTTGTCCCGCCATTTGTGGGCAGTAAAATCCGAGCCTCAAAATTCAGCGCAAGTAAAGAAGTTAAGTGGGGGGACGGATTGCCCATAAAAGCCCAATTGGTTAGGGCTGATTATATGTGAGTAATGAACTTTATTTTGAAACAGGAGGCGGGGATAATGCTAGATCAGATAAGAAAATAAAGTCTGCATGCTCACGAATTTTAGGGATAGAAGTTTCAATAACGCGTGATGTAATTTCACCTGGAGGGCCCACATGCCCGATAGCTACCATAATAGGTTTTTCTTGAATTTTTTTGATGAGTAATTGGGCTTGTTTTGAAATATGTCCTGCTGTATACACATCATCAAAAAATAGTTGGTTTTCAATAATAGGAACTCCTAATTCTTTTCCGATTTTTGGGACGACACTATTAGGATTCGTTTTACTATCTAAGTAAAATAAACCGTGTTTTTTACAAGCAGCAAGTATAAGGCGAACAATTCTTTCATCCGCTGTTACTTTTGACCCCATATGATTGTTCATTCCAATTGCATGCGGTACTTCTTGAATCGCTTGTTCAAGTCGGTTGTTTATTTCTTCATCGCTTAAATCAGTTGTAATTGCTTTCGGCCCAAGCCATTCTTTTTTACCTTTTATAGGTTCCATTGGCATATGTATAATAACTTCATGGCCTTTCTTATGGGCAGCTATTGCATCTTCTTTTGTGGAAGGAAGAAAAGGCATAACAGCAACAGTGAGTGGAATGGGAAGTGATAACATTTGATTAGTCCCCTTCATATTATTTCCGAAATCATCAATGACAATAGCAACTTTATTCGTATGAGCATTTGCTTGAATAGGAAATAAGAAGGACGGTAAAAACAAAACAATGATGAATAATGCAATCGTATATTTTCGCATATAAATATTTCCTTTCTATTGTTATCCCGCTATTTGTGGGGAGTAAGACTCCCACCTCAACATTGGGCTGGATAGGTGGGAGACCCACTGCCTATAAACGCCCGATTGGTGAATGCTAATAATCAGTGGGGGCTGAACAAAAAACACTGATTAAAGTTTCACTTTATCAATCATCATTATGTTTTGCTTTTTTATATAAATTAAACAAAAAATGTCGAAGAAAAGTAGATGGAAAATTAAGAATCCTCGGTTTACGTAGAATTTATAAAAAAACAAGATGAAAAAAATGTCTATTATTGCGAATGTATTTACAAAGATAGAATAATTTGTAATAATTCTCAAAGTGAGGGTAAAGATTTGTAAATTACAGGGAGAAAATGTTAAATTTTCTGATTCTTCAAATTTGCATATGATTAAGTAGTTAAAAAAGTCAATGGAGAAGTGAAGTTAAGAGCATGGAAGTATAATAAGGGGGATATGGATGTTTACTGTAAAAAGGAAGTACACATTAGAAAAGCTTTCACGTGATATTCATATGAAACGTGAAGAAATGATTCAACTAGGATTAACAAGTGGGCTAAATAGTAGGGAGACAATTCAAGTTAGTCAAGAATTGGACAAGCTTATTTTACAATATCAATGTTATAAAGAAAAACAAACACCGAAATGGTTTTCAATTATAAAAATACCTATTTTCCAAATCGGGTATGAAGGAAAATCAAATAATTTTTGGCGAATGCTTGTGGCTGGTTTTATGAAATAAGTATAATTACCCTTATAGGATAAGGATAATTATACTATGTGTAACGGAATTTCGATATGAACTGTTGTTCCTTCGTTTTCTGTACTGTCAATAAAAATATGCCCATTATACATCTCTACAATTCGTTTACATATGACAAGTCCAAGACCTGTTCCAGTATCTTTATTAGTAAAGAACGGATGAAAGAGGTGTTTTTGAATATGTTGTGGAATCCCTTTTCCAGTATCTATAATCTGCAATTGTGCGTGTGTTTCATTGTTTTTTACTACAATGGTTAGTGTATCACTAGAAGTCATGGCCTCAATTGCATTTTTTGTAATGTTTAAAACCACTTGTTTCATATGGTCTTTCGAACAACGGATATGAACAGGATGGTCTGGCAAATGTAAATGGAATGCAATGTTATGTAAATTCGCCTCAGATTGAATAATTAATGCTACCTCATTTAGAATTGTTCTTACATCATACGTTTGTTCGATGATGGCGGTTGGCTTTCCGAGAATAAGAAATTCACTTACAATTTCATTGATTCGCTCTATTTCTTGTTCAATTACGGAAAAGTAGAACTGATCTTGCTCATCTTTATATTTCTCTTTTAATAGAGCGACGAGCCCTTTAATTCCAGTAAGAGGATTACGGATTTCGTGTGCTGTACTCGCTGCAAAAGTTCCAACTAATTCAATTTTCTGTAGTTCATTTTGTTGTCTTTCAAGTTTTGTTTGCCGTTTTAACAACATATATTGAGCAAGTAAAAATAAAATAGACATTAAAAATAAAGTAGCTATACACTCTATTGTAACCCACTGGTATAAGGTTTTTTGATGAATAGGTAATGGAGAAACAGAAACCTTCCAATTTAATCTTTGGAGTGGGGTAGTAAGCATATTAGAATGCGTATCACTTGTGTCGTTATTATCATCGGTTAGAAAAACTACATCATGTTTATCAGTTACCTCAAAATGGTATTGTGGTTTAATGGCATTTAAAGAAGATGAAATGTAATCAAAGCGTAAACTAGCTAATAATAATCCTGAGAGCTCCTTCTGTTTATTAAATATGGGGGCAGCAATTATAATAGCTTTATGTCCAAGAACGCGATCAGTAATGACTGATGATACAGTGGTTTTTTTAGTTTGGAGCGCGTCTTGAATATATTTACGGTCTGAAACATCTATAGGCTTTGATTCATCTTCAGATGCGATTGTAATGACTCCTTCTGGTGTAGCGTAATATAGACCAGAAAAGCGTGCATCGTTTCCATCTGTATCATGTACAATTTGTTTAATGCCATTTATATTACCAGTCTCGGTGCCTACAACTTTTGCAAGCATGTCTAAAGCAGAAATTGCTTCACC
This DNA window, taken from Bacillus cereus ATCC 14579, encodes the following:
- a CDS encoding DeoR/GlpR family DNA-binding transcription regulator, translating into MSVVGEERKRTILEKVEFKGKVKVSELAREFAVSTETIRRYLEELDREKKLKKVYGGAVQLPGAGVEAPMLEREMLHIEEKKRIGYKAATFVEDGDVIAIDDGSTPLQMVPYLVHRKNLTIVTSSFPVATQLISSINKKMFHGEVLFIGGKVSPKHSRVSGSISQQVIQQFHFHKAFVSIDGLLPSFGVSSFELEKAKLSEAMMKLAEKTYILCDHTKVGVKGNYRIAAISRIQHVICDKKMPYSFEEELMKHNIQWTVC
- a CDS encoding NEAT domain-containing leucine-rich repeat protein gives rise to the protein MIGDIILKKNYMKALVVATTLAIPFATYSTPALAALKVEANQSVAAASDRTYDTEIKIYKDQKDEPSMVSQYIKDPKVTIAAGKKIVTVTMQDSDYFQYLRIEDKNQPGVFHDVKVLSEDKRKNGTKVVQFEIGEFEKKHNMQMHILIPAIGYDHKYQVQFEIKDPTVGNKETEKPDDNSNSGNTETDNPVDNQNMITDNKLRELVNKKVFNRKDLNTPITKEDLLQVKDLFLNTNEILDYSALKYMPNLKSLTVANAKIKDPSFFANLKQLNHLALRGNEFADVTPLVKMDNLESLDLSNNKITNVAPLTEMKNVKSLFLSGNQIEDVTALAKMEQLDYLNLANNKITNVAPLSNLKNVTYLTLAGNQIEDIKPLYTLPLKDLVLTRNKVKDLSGIDQLNQLQELWIGKNEITDVTPLSKMTQLKILNLPNNELKDITPLSSLVNLQKLDLEANYISDLSPVSNLKKLVFLSFVANEIRDVRPVIELSKTAYINVQNQKVFLEETEVNKEVKVPIYEKDGEISTKIRLKSDNGTYSNGVVKWSTPGEKVYEFGVKDPFADTGIFFTGSVIQNVVESKDGNTSKEDEKTEVVEFKDVPKGHWSEEAINYLAKEKLFIGYGNGEFGFGDNITRGQVALLIQRYLKLENNLEQKTAFTDTKGNMYETAIDAVVQAGIMTGYGNGMFRPDGVLTRYEMSVVLQRVFQLKENENSAENFKDVPNGHWAKGYVKALVDNKISKGDGEGNFLGDNFVTREQYAQFLYNAIKK
- a CDS encoding putative 2-aminoethylphosphonate ABC transporter permease subunit, which codes for MEMLENYKVESTKKKIKRSIGKEEWIQRLVIIGMIFSFLIILVLPLLQLFTQAFYNKDGVFVGLSNFSKYFTTPTLVQSLQNTVWISGATTIISVAIAFVYAYAIARTNVFGKRVFQYVALLPLFAPTMMHGIALTYLFGNQGLVTKGMFGLFEGIQIPLYGPVGIVIAEVMYTFPQAFLILLIAFQGSDYRLYEASNMLGASKTKQFFTVTLPSVKYGLISAMFVVFTLSFTDFGAPKIVGGQYNVLATDVYKQVIGQQNMPMGATVGMILLIPAIFAFVVDRITQRKQANFLSSKAVPYRIIANKKRDVISFIYCSVITLMIILLFVAVGIAASVKVWPYNMSFTFEHFNFSSLTGDGLEAFKNSVIVSAVTAVIGAILTFAFAYAIEKIDQLQFFRKTGYFFSIVPLAIPGLVLGLGYVFFFSQPTIQILGLSVTNPFHSLYGTIAVLVLVNIIHFYSVTFVTATTALKKLDREFELVSQSMGIPFYKTFFRVTVPMCLPAILEMGMYYFVNSMVTVSAVVFLYAADFKLAAVSIVNMDDAGNVAPAAAMSVLIVVTNIVVRVVYEWGTKALRNRTSQWQKR
- a CDS encoding saccharopine dehydrogenase family protein produces the protein MKVFCLGGAGKICREAILDLVQFSSFETITVADFNEEEGRKVVEWLNDPRVDFVKVDVTNHEDTVAKMKGYDIVMDGTTIKLNGLSTRCIAEAGCHGVNLNGFGEENESHAIFVQNEKTCLPGFGMTPGVTQMMAMHAANQLDTVESVRVSHGSYRPIAFSASITETTTYEYDPHLSSRIVYEDGEFKQVLPFARPREIELPAPYGKATQYIIPHSETITLAKALENKGVKLIETRGTWPKQNMQLVRALYDYGILRNDQIEINGKEIGIMDCISQYLLQSKEGQETELYGYALHVEVIGMKNNEKQRHVLYHTHPLSDGSVVGWEKLRAYTRNVGIPFGVATELIANGNVNRVGVVTPEEAFENPQLIFDELAKRGIHIHEEVSTYKENYNFV
- the phnW gene encoding 2-aminoethylphosphonate--pyruvate transaminase yields the protein MNENHYLLLTPGPLTTTKSVKEVMLYDWCTWDDEYNTMVQEVRAKLVSLATKEEEKYTTVLMQGSGTFSVEAVIGSVIPANGKLLVCTNGAYGKRIVQMAEMLQIDVVISQTEEWEPTNIVEVEKLLQEDKEITHIAVVHCETTTGIINPIVDVCKLGQQYGKVTIVDAMSSFGGIEIDIADLQIDFLISSANKCIQGVPGFGFVIAKRDELLKCKGQGRSLSLDLYDQWETMEKQNGKWRFTSPTHVVHAFYQALLELEKEGGVRARYNRYYNNQKLLVNRMGEIGFKPLVDKKYQSPIITSFIYPKEGFEFQQLYNELKRYGFVIYPGKISKVDTFRIGNIGDVHEEDINRLVDCIAKGAVIG